AAGCGCGCCTCGATCTGGCGGCCAACCTGCCAGTAGGCGTCGCCCAGGTGGTCGTTGATGTCGGGATCGGCCGGCTCCAGGGTCACCGCCCGTTCGAGGAAATCGACGGCGTTGCGATAGTCGCCCATCCGGAAATAGGCCCAGCCCAGGCTGTCGATCATCGCCCCGCTGCGCGGATTGGCCGACACCGCCCGCTGCACCATGTCGAGCGCCTGGCCAAGGTTCTGGCCGCGGTCGATCCAGGCATAGCCCAGGAAGTTGAGCAGTTCCGGCTCGTCAGGCTGTTGGGCCAGCGCCTTCTGCAGGTCGGCCTCGGCGCCGGGCCAGTCGCCGGCCCGCTCGCGGGAAACGCCGCGCATGTAGAAGAGGCGCCAGTCGGCCTTGTCGCCGTCGATCTCGATGACCCGGCTGATGGTGGTCACCGACTCCGCATAGCGCTGGTTGGCGCGCAGCAGGTCGGCGTAGGTCAGCAGGGCGTCGCGCTGGCCGCCGGCGGCCGCCTCGGCGGCCATCTTCAGGGCCTTGTCGGAGTCGCCGGCCGCCTGCAGCGACCAGGCCAGGCGCGAGCGGGCGGCGGTGTATTCGCGGCTGCCGGCCTTGACCTGGGCATAGGCGGAGCGGGCGTTCTCGGCGTCTTCCAGGCCGGTGTAGACGTCGCCCAGCTCCAGCCAAAGCTCCTCGCGCTTGGGATCGAGGCGGGCCGAGAGGCGCAGGTAGGCCAGCGCCAGCTGGTACTGCTTGTCGGCCAGCATGGCCGAGGCCGGGATCAGCAGGGCGCGGGACGAGCCCTCGCGGATGGTCGGCATGGCGGGGGCCTTGCGCTTCTTCGCAGCGCGCTCGCGGGCGGCGGTCAGGGCAGGGTCGCCCGGGCGGGCCTTCAGAGCGGTGTCATAGACGACCACCGCTTCGGCGGCGCGCTTGCGGCGCTCGAGGAAGGCCCCGTAGTCGGGGGCGAAGATGGCCGAGGCGTCGCCGAAGCCCATCAGGATCCTGTAGTTGGCCTCGGCCTCGTCCAGGCGGTTGAAGCGTTCCAGCAGCTGGGCCTGGCCGAGCAGGCCGAAGACCTCGACCAGCCGGTCGCCGCGCAGGACCGGCCGGGCCACGGCGCCTTCCTCGTCGCCGGCTGCCGCCGCGACCCAGGGGGTCAGCAGGACCGAGGCCTGGCGGTGCGGGAAGCCGACCGTCTGGTCGATCATGATGGCCTTGGCGGTGGCCGCGTCATTGACCGCCAGGGCCTCGACCGCGCGGGTCAGCAGGCCCAGGCGGACGACCATGACCGAGGCCTCGCCCTCGCCCGGCGCACTGGCGGCGGCGCGGGTGACATCGCCGGAGAACAGGGCCGCCTGGAAAATGCGGTGCTTGAGGGTGC
The nucleotide sequence above comes from Caulobacter sp. NIBR1757. Encoded proteins:
- a CDS encoding tetratricopeptide repeat protein, which produces MKRLALVSAASCALLLTACATTPAPSAEDAGLRPVQSNHDTEGQSGYGQFLAGQKAQADGQNDEASSYFARAEALGAETGTLKHRIFQAALFSGDVTRAAASAPGEGEASVMVVRLGLLTRAVEALAVNDAATAKAIMIDQTVGFPHRQASVLLTPWVAAAAGDEEGAVARPVLRGDRLVEVFGLLGQAQLLERFNRLDEAEANYRILMGFGDASAIFAPDYGAFLERRKRAAEAVVVYDTALKARPGDPALTAARERAAKKRKAPAMPTIREGSSRALLIPASAMLADKQYQLALAYLRLSARLDPKREELWLELGDVYTGLEDAENARSAYAQVKAGSREYTAARSRLAWSLQAAGDSDKALKMAAEAAAGGQRDALLTYADLLRANQRYAESVTTISRVIEIDGDKADWRLFYMRGVSRERAGDWPGAEADLQKALAQQPDEPELLNFLGYAWIDRGQNLGQALDMVQRAVSANPRSGAMIDSLGWAYFRMGDYRNAVDFLERAVTLEPADPDINDHLGDAYWQVGRQIEARFQWTRVLQLKPDAAMKAKAEAKLANGLTGVTPVVAER